The following is a genomic window from Hyphomicrobiales bacterium.
GAATGCCGCTCCTGGCGAAGACTTCGACGAAGGGGCTTTGATCCGGTGCGAATTCTGTCCAGGGGATCAGGATCATGATGATCGCAAGGGACCCGATGTAAAAGAACAGGATCCGCCAGATGACGCTGTTCACCGCGCGAGGCAATGTGCGCTGAGGCTCGGCCGCTTCACCCGCCGTCACGCCAATGATCTCTATGCCCTGAAACGCGAAGACGACCAGCTGCAGAGTAATGGCAAAGCCCAATAGGCCTTGGGGGAAGAAGCCGCCGTCGGCCCAGAGATTGGCCAGCCGGGCTTGATGCGCCAAAGGGCCCGCGCCGAAGAGCAGAGCCGCGATCCCGATGCCGATCAACGCCAGGATCGTGGCGATCTTGATGATTGCAAACCAGAATTCGAACTCACCGAATGTCCGCACGGCGAGGCGGTTCGCGGCATATAATATGCCGAGCGTGACGAGTGCGGGTATCCATTGTGGCACGTCTGGATACCAATACCGCACGAACAGCGCGATGGCGGTGATCTCCGCCATGCCCATCGTCACCCAGACGAACCAATAGGACCAGCCCGTGACAAAGCCGGCCCAGCGACCGACAAATTCGTTGGCATGGCTTGCGAAGGCGCCGGAGACCGGCCGGTGCATGACGAGCTCGCCGAGAGCGCGCATGATGAAATAGATTGCGCAGCCAGCGACGGCATAGGCCGCGAGCAGGCCGGGGCCGTTCTTCGCGATAGCACGCCCCGAGCCGAGGAAGAGGCCGACTCCGATCACGCCTCCCAGGGAGATAAGCTTGATATGGCGTGGCTTGAGGCCCCGCGTATAGGCCGGCTCGCCATTCCGCGCTCCACTCATCGGTCGTCTCCCACTCTGGATAGGGTGCGAGCCCCTCGATAGGTGAAGCCACCGATGGTCGATAGATAAACGGGCGTGTCTCTTATGTAGATCGTGTGGCGAACAGCGCGTGCGCAAAAACAGGAATAGCTTGCGCGTCAATGATGAGGTTGGGGCGGCTTACGCAATAGGATGATGCCGCGGATAAAAAGGATTGGTTCGAACATTCAGCCTATTCCCGGGTAACAGAACGAGGGTTCTGTTACCCGGATGTTCATTGGCGTGCAGAGGAAAGCGTTACTTGTCGTTGGCGCCCTTCAGCACGGGCGTCCACCGCGCCACTTCGCTGACGACGAGATCCTGAAGAGCCTGCGGGGACCGGCCGGGCTTGTCGGCGATAACGCCGCCGAGGTCGAGCAGGCGCTTGCGGGTGTTCTCATCATCCAGCGCCACGACGAGCGCATTATTCAGCTTCGCGATGACGTCCTGAGGCGTGCCCTTCGGCGCGAAAATCGCGTTCCAGGCGCTCACCTGGTATTCCGGTAGGCCGGCTTCCTTGGTGGTCGGGACGTCAGGCAGCGAGGGCGAACGCTCGGGAATGGCCACGCCATAGGCCTTGATCGTGCCGGCCTGGATCTGCGGAACCAGGTTCACGATCTGGTCGCACATGAAGTCGACCTGGCCGGAAACGAGGTCGTTCAGCGCCGGGCCGGTGCCTCCATAGGGGACCAGCGTCGGCTTGATGCCGAGCTGCGCGTCGAGCAAGGTGCAGGTGGTGTGCGACACCGAGCCGACGCCGGCATGGGCCTGGTTGACCTTGTCGGCATTGGCCTTCACATAGGCCACGAATTCCTTGAGATCCTTGGCCGGGAAATCCTTCTTCGCGACGATGAGGATCGGCGTTCCCGCAGCGAGGCCGACGGGCGCGAAATCCTTGGCCGGATCATATTTCAGGTTGGGGTAGAGCGCTGGCGCGGCGCCGTGGGTCCCCATATGGCCCATCACAAGGGTATAGCCATCAGGCGCCGCCTGGGCTGCACGCGTGCTGCCCGTGGTGCCGCCGGCGCCGGCCACGTTTTCCACGATGATCTGCTGCCCAAGCGTCTTCGACATGTTCTCGGCGACAATACGCGCGATCACGTCCGTCGGGCCGCCCGCCGCGAAGGGAACGATCATCGTGATGGGCCGCTCGGGATAAGCCGCGGCGGCGCTTCCCAGCGAAAGGCCAAGGCCCGCGGCAACGGTGGCGGCAGCCGCGAGGCCCGTCACAAGGCGCCTCGAAATGGTCTTGTTCATTGAATGATCCTCCCAAAGTCATGCAATTCGTTCAAACAGATAACCGGCGAGTTACTCCGTGAAGACCTCGTCCCGGCTCTTGCGGATCGACGGCAGGACGGCCACGGCGAGCAGTCCCACGGCAATCAGGAGAAGGCCGGCGCTCACCGGACGTTCCACGAAGGTCATCAGGTCGCCGCGGGAAATGATGAGCGCCCGCCGCAGGTTCTCCTCCATCAGCTTGCCAAGGACATAACCGAGCAGCAGTGGCGCTGGTTCAAAACCCAGCTTGAGGATGCCATAGCCTATGACAGCGAAGATGGCGGTGAAGACCACGTCGGCCGGCGAATTGTTGATGGAATAGACGCCGATGCTCGAGAAGATCAGGATCGCCGGAAACATCAGGCGATAGGGTACCTTGAGCAGCTTCACCCACAGGCCGATCATCGGGAGGTTGATGACGAGCAGCATCAGGTTGCCGATCCACATCGACGCGATCATGCCCCAGAACATATTGGGGTTGCGTGTCATTACCTGCGGGCCCGGCACGATGCCGTGAATGGTCATGGCGCCAACCATCAGCGCCATCACGGCATTCGGCGGAATGCCGAGGGTCAGCAGCGGAATGAAGGATGTCTGCGCGCCTGCGTTGTTCGCGGATTCCGGGCCAGCCACACCCTCGATGGCGCCACGGCCGAAGCGCCGCGGTTCCTTGGCGATTTTCTTTTCCAGCGAGTAGGAGGCAAAGGGGCCGAGCACGGCGCCATTGCCGGGCAATATCCCGAGGATGCTGCCGATGACGGTGCCCCGCAGGATCGATGGAGCCGATTGCCTGAGTTCCGCGAGCGACGGCAGCAGGCGGCCGATCGCCTTGCGGACGACATCACGGTGCTCCGTCACTTCCAGATTGCGCAGCACCTCGGCGAAGCCGAAAATTCCCATGGCCAGAATGGCGAAGTCGATACCGTCCGCGAGTGGGCCATAGCCGAATGTCATGCGCTCCTCGCCGGTCTCGAGATCCGTGCCGACGGTGGCGAGCAGGAGGCCCGCGAGGATCATGGCCATGGCCTTGAGCACCGAGCCGCGCGCCAGCACCACCGCGAAGACAAGGCCCATCACCATGAGCGAGAAATATTCCGCCGGGCCGAAGAGGAGCGCGAGCTTGGTCAGCGGCACGGCGACGGCAGCAATCATCAGCGTTGCCACCGTACCCGCAAAGAAGGAGCCGATGGCCGCAATGCCGAGCGCTGTGCCCGCCCTGCCTTGCTTCGCCATTTCGTGGCCGTCGAGGGTCGTGACGACGGCGGTTGCCTCTCCCGGGATGTTGACGAGAATGGCGGTCGTCGAGCCGCCATATTGGGCGCCGTAGTAAATGCCCGCCAGCATGATGAGCGCACCGACCGGATCGATGCCGAAGGTAATCGGCAGCAGCATCGTGATGGTCGCGATGGGGCCGACGCCCGGCAGCACGCCGACCAGTGTTCCGATGAGGCAGCCGAGCAGGCACAGCCCGATGTTCTGCAGGGTCAGCGCCGTGGAGAATCCGAGCGCAAGATGAGCGATGATGTCCATGATCGGCGCCCTCAGTAATACATGACGCCGGGAATGATGAAGACGGGGATCGGCAGGTTGAGCCCGTATTTGAACAAGCCGATCGAAAAGGCCGTCATCGCAATCGCAAAGACGATCAGTTCTTTGATGCGCGTTTCCGGTGAGGCAAAGCCGGAGATGATCGCGAGCAGGGGCCCCGCGACCGCGAGACCAACGGTTCTGACGGTGGCCGCGAAGGCGATGAGCCCGAGGCAGACGAAGAATGGCCCGCGCAGATGCCAGCGCTCCAGCGTTTCTCCGTCCTTCATGAAGGAAATAGCGATGAGGATGAGGCCGCAGAGCGCCAGAAGGGTAGCGATGGTGCGGGGCAGCATGCCGGGCCCCATGGCCCTGAGCGATCCTTGCGTCAGGTCACTGGACGCCCAGAACGCGAGGATTGCGATACCAATCAGGCTCAGGCCAGCTGCAAAATTCTGAGGACCACGGATGAGGTGACGCACTGCCCCTGCTGCTGGGCGTTCCCCGTGCTGAGCCATTTTCCCCCCTGGGTTGGATCGTTTCCCAGTCGTGTTTCAATTACGCGATTATATTGTACGCACTATCGGACTAATGTCCGTCGTGTTCAACCAAAACGATAGAGATCACGGTTCCTTCTGACCCTATCTATACGGATTGACGAATTATGCACTTCGACCTTTGGCGAATGCCATCAGAATCACTTATGCCGCCCTCGCGCGATCGGATTGTCCTTCGCGACGCGATAAGCGGCACACTTCGAGCCAAGGATTATCTTTGAAAGAGCCTACGTGTGGCGTGGAAAAGCTCGACGACAGTCCCGCCGCCAACTGCGTTTTCTGCGGGGATGCACCGCTGCGCCGAGCGCGCAGCCTCTGCCTCGGATCGGGCGGCTTCTAGCGCCCCAGCCGGCGGAAGCCGACATAGCCTTCATCGGCATCGTAGAGATAGTCGAAACCATTGAGGGCGTGGACGCTGGTGTTCACGAAAGTCGGGCGATCCTTGCCGCCGACCAGGACGATTCGTGATGGCGCAAGCGGATCACCGCCCATTCCGGCCGTGAAGAGATAGCCGGGCGCTTCATTGGAAGGGCGTGCGCTGAAGGTGACCGTGACCTGAGTGCCCGGCACGAGCGTGCGGCCGTGGTCGCCCTGGGTGACAAAACCGGCTTCCTGGTCCCGGGGCACGGTCAGATACATCACGGAAACGCCGGTATCGATCAAGGCCGTGCCGCAAGCGGGCTCGCCGCCGCCGATGCTGATGCACCCGGGTATGGGCGCCCAGTCACTGCCGTCGTCTTTCCTGGCGAGCTTCACGAAGCGGAACTCGCCTTCCGTATTGGCGCGGGTGAGGCCCACATGCACGCCGGCCCGCGTCACCACATAGCCGCGCCGAAGGCGGCCGGGCTTATCGGCCTCGCCCATTTCGGGCAGGTTGAGGAAGGGGTTCTTGTCCGGTGTGCTTTGGCTCTGCTGGTCGCCTTCGCGCGAGAAGCCGACGCCGAGCATGACCACGTGACGCGGATCATCCGTGGGCTGGCAGTCGCGCGCGTTCTCAAAACAGTCGATCTGGCGCACGGCGAGAACAGGCAGGGGGCGGGTGGTGATGGCATCCCCGCCAACGCCGCTGATCGTCACGGGCGTCATGACCCAGTCCCCGCGCATGATGCGGCCGGAACTCGTGTAGGTCAGTTTGCCCGGCGCGACCACCGGCAGGCTGTCGACACCGGGAATGAGGCTTGCCGCGACCACGATGCCGGTTGAGCCCGTATCCATCACGGCCCGATAGTCGGGCCCGCCGAAGGAAAGATGCAGCGTCGGCGAACGGCGCATGGGCTCGTCCGCGGCCGGCGCATCGAGAAACCGCAGAAACGTCCCGCGGCCCTCGTCGGTGTAGCGCGGCTCGGCCATAGCAGTCGCGGGCAGCACACACGCCGCGATCAGGGCCGCGACACCCAGTCGTGACAGACGCATCAGCGTTCGGCCTTGGGCAGGTAATGGGCCAGCGCGTGCGCCAGTTTCGGCGCCGTTAGCGTCTGCAGCCAGACCTTGCCCGGCCCGGTGAGCTGGGCCAGGAACAGCCCATCACCGCCGAACATCACATTCTTGACGCCGCGGATGGTTGTCAGCTGGAAATTGACGGTATCCTCGAACATGCCGACATGGCCGGGGTGGACCTGCAGGCCCTCGCCTTCTTTCAAGTCGTAGATGACAGTCTCGCCGCCCAGCTCGACCCAGGCTGTGCACGTGCCGGAGAGCTTCTGCAGCGTGAAGCCGTCGCCCCCGAAGATCCCGGCGCCGAGCGATTGCTGGAACCCTATGCCGAGTTCAACGCCGGCGGTGGCGCAGAGGAAGCCGTGGTGGTGGATGAAATAGGAGCGGCCGCCGCCCACCTGCACCTCGTGGAGGCTGCCGGGGATCTGGGCGGTGAAGGCGACAAGCCCCGCGCCTCCCTCCGCCTCGAATTCCGTCATGAACAGGCCGCCACCCGTCAACGCCCGCCCCATGGATCCCCAGAAACCACTTGAGCCGGCAGTCGCCGTGGTGGTCGTGAGCTTGACCGGGCCTGCGAGCCAGGAGAGCTGGTCAGGCTCGGCGATGATTTTCTCACCGGCCTCGAGATTGATTTGCAGAACGGGAAGCGTCGTGCCGGTAATCGTTGTCTGCATCGCGGGAGCCCATCATGAGAACCTGATGGCACGTTATACAAACCAGCGCTGCGATAAACAGAATTACGTCTGTATCATTAATCCCGGGGATCTCATGCAGCCGAGCTTACGTCGGCATTGGGTGACGGCTCGTGATGCATGGCGTCAACCGGTTTGCCGCCGACCCAGACGCCTTCGACACTCAGATCTTCCGTCAGATGCACGATGTCGGCGCGCCGCCCCGGCACGAGCCGCCCGTAGTCCGTCGTGACGCCGAGCGCCATGGCTGGATAGAGTGAGGCCATGCGCAGTGCTTCCTCCAGCGCGACGCCGACCGTGTCGGCCATGAAACGCACGGCGTCGACAAGGACGAGGTCCGAGCCGGCGAGCGTGCCGTCCTCCAGCGTCAGGCGATCGCCGACGCGTTTTACCTCCCGGTCGTTCAGGAGGAAGCTGTCCTCGGACGAGCCGGCCGTTGGCATCGCGTCGCTGACGAGGAAGAAGGGCAGGCCGCGCTTAGCCTGCATGGCTGTGTTCAGGGTGGCGGGATGCACATGGTGTCCGTCGGCGATGAGCCCGCACCACACCTGCTCGCTGGCGAGCGCGGCGCCGACGACGCCGGGATCGCGGCTGCCAAACTGACTCATGGCGTTGAAGAGGTGGGTGACGCAGCGCGCGCCCGCTTGGAACAGGGCCATGGCCTGGTCGTAGGTGGCGTTGCTATGGCCAATCGAGACCGTCACGCCGGCCTTGATGAGCGCGGCAATCTGCTGGCTGTTCACGGCCTCGGGCGCGAGGGTGATCATGACATGGCGCAGACCCGTATGGGTCAGCCGCAGCAATTCGCCGTCATTCAGATCTCGGATCAGCTCCGGGTCATGGGCGCCCTTCTTCGCGGGGGCGATGAAGGGCCCCTCGATATGGATGCCGAGGCACCCCTCGATCCCTTGGGCAATGGCCTGGCGCACAGCGGTGATGGCGCCGTACGTGACTTCGGGATGATCGGTGATGACGGTCGGAAGCAGGGCGGTCGTCCCCATGCGGGCATGGGCCGTCACGATATCGCGAATGCCGTCGACGGTCGGCTGGCTGTTGAACAGCACGCCGCCGCCGCCATTGACCTGCAGATCGATGAAACCAGCGGTGACGAGGCCGCCATCGGCGTGGACGATCTCGATATTCGCCGGCAGCTCCCGCGATGGCACGATCGCGCGGATGCGGCCCTCATCGACGATAAGCGCGTGTTTGCGGTGGCGGGTTCGGCCGTCGAAAACGTCAGCGCCCGAGAGTGCAAAACGCGTTGGGACGTCCGTCATGGGTCATGGCTCCGCGATCGTTAACAACCTGTGGATGCGCGATCCCTGCCGAGGCGTCAACATCTGCGTGTTCCGGCGCTCGATCATAATGGACAGCAATGGCGGCCGCGCCATGTCTGTTCCATTGCTTTTCGATTGATCAGCCGCGCTGCGCCATTGTTGTCGATGTGATGATTTTTCCATGGCCGACGCCTATGCTTCGGGACAAGAGGCGTCATGGGCTCCCGCTCAGGAGGCGGTCACTACGTCAGATCGAGACGTTGCCTGCCGACCATGATAGGACGTGGGCACCAGATGCAAGACAATACGGAGGCCGGTGTGGCAGTAGTCGAACGCGACAATCAGGGATCCTGCGCTATCCTGCGGCTGAACAGGCCTGAAGCTCTCAACGCGTTGAATGCCGAAGTCCTCCATGCGCTCGGTGACGCGATCGATGCAGTGGCGAAGGATAAGGCTGTGCGCGCGGTCATCGTCACGGGCGCGGGTCCTAAGGCCTTCTGCGCAGGCGCGGATATCAAGGAATTCATTGCCCAGTCACCCATCGCCATGAAGGAAAGGGCCGAACTCGGCCAATCGACGTTCGCCAGGCTTGGGCGCCTGCGCGTTCCTTCCATCGCGGCGATCAATGGTTTTGCCTTCGGCGGCGGCTTCGAGCTCGCACTGGCCTGCACATTCCGCGTGGCGCTGGCGTCGGCCAAGATGGGCCTGCCGGAAGTCAAGCTCGGGCTTCTGCCCGGTTTCGGCGGCACGCAGCGCCTGCCGCGCCTCATCGGGGAGGCCCGCGCGCTTGAGTTGATCATGAGCGGCCGGTTCATCGATGCGGCCGAAGCCGACAAGTTCGGCCTCGTCAACCGTGTCACGAACGAAG
Proteins encoded in this region:
- a CDS encoding conserved hypothetical protein (Evidence 4 : Unknown function but conserved in other organisms); this encodes MQTTITGTTLPVLQINLEAGEKIIAEPDQLSWLAGPVKLTTTTATAGSSGFWGSMGRALTGGGLFMTEFEAEGGAGLVAFTAQIPGSLHEVQVGGGRSYFIHHHGFLCATAGVELGIGFQQSLGAGIFGGDGFTLQKLSGTCTAWVELGGETVIYDLKEGEGLQVHPGHVGMFEDTVNFQLTTIRGVKNVMFGGDGLFLAQLTGPGKVWLQTLTAPKLAHALAHYLPKAER
- the fadB gene encoding putative enoyl-CoA hydratase (Evidence 3 : Putative function from multiple computational evidences) encodes the protein MQDNTEAGVAVVERDNQGSCAILRLNRPEALNALNAEVLHALGDAIDAVAKDKAVRAVIVTGAGPKAFCAGADIKEFIAQSPIAMKERAELGQSTFARLGRLRVPSIAAINGFAFGGGFELALACTFRVALASAKMGLPEVKLGLLPGFGGTQRLPRLIGEARALELIMSGRFIDAAEADKFGLVNRVTNEDVVAAALAFAGEFTGFSLSSQSLARAAVERGASVALAEGLRIEAELFGLVSSSEDAAEGCAAFVEKRAAVFKDR
- a CDS encoding conserved exported hypothetical protein (Evidence 4 : Unknown function but conserved in other organisms), coding for MRLSRLGVAALIAACVLPATAMAEPRYTDEGRGTFLRFLDAPAADEPMRRSPTLHLSFGGPDYRAVMDTGSTGIVVAASLIPGVDSLPVVAPGKLTYTSSGRIMRGDWVMTPVTISGVGGDAITTRPLPVLAVRQIDCFENARDCQPTDDPRHVVMLGVGFSREGDQQSQSTPDKNPFLNLPEMGEADKPGRLRRGYVVTRAGVHVGLTRANTEGEFRFVKLARKDDGSDWAPIPGCISIGGGEPACGTALIDTGVSVMYLTVPRDQEAGFVTQGDHGRTLVPGTQVTVTFSARPSNEAPGYLFTAGMGGDPLAPSRIVLVGGKDRPTFVNTSVHALNGFDYLYDADEGYVGFRRLGR
- a CDS encoding Tripartite-type tricarboxylate transporter receptor subunit TctC, which produces MNKTISRRLVTGLAAAATVAAGLGLSLGSAAAAYPERPITMIVPFAAGGPTDVIARIVAENMSKTLGQQIIVENVAGAGGTTGSTRAAQAAPDGYTLVMGHMGTHGAAPALYPNLKYDPAKDFAPVGLAAGTPILIVAKKDFPAKDLKEFVAYVKANADKVNQAHAGVGSVSHTTCTLLDAQLGIKPTLVPYGGTGPALNDLVSGQVDFMCDQIVNLVPQIQAGTIKAYGVAIPERSPSLPDVPTTKEAGLPEYQVSAWNAIFAPKGTPQDVIAKLNNALVVALDDENTRKRLLDLGGVIADKPGRSPQALQDLVVSEVARWTPVLKGANDK
- a CDS encoding hypothetical protein (Evidence 5 : Unknown function), which gives rise to MEDFGIQRVESFRPVQPQDSAGSLIVAFDYCHTGLRIVLHLVPTSYHGRQATSRSDVVTAS
- a CDS encoding Uncharacterized 52.8 kDa protein in TAR-I ttuC' 3'region, with protein sequence MDIIAHLALGFSTALTLQNIGLCLLGCLIGTLVGVLPGVGPIATITMLLPITFGIDPVGALIMLAGIYYGAQYGGSTTAILVNIPGEATAVVTTLDGHEMAKQGRAGTALGIAAIGSFFAGTVATLMIAAVAVPLTKLALLFGPAEYFSLMVMGLVFAVVLARGSVLKAMAMILAGLLLATVGTDLETGEERMTFGYGPLADGIDFAILAMGIFGFAEVLRNLEVTEHRDVVRKAIGRLLPSLAELRQSAPSILRGTVIGSILGILPGNGAVLGPFASYSLEKKIAKEPRRFGRGAIEGVAGPESANNAGAQTSFIPLLTLGIPPNAVMALMVGAMTIHGIVPGPQVMTRNPNMFWGMIASMWIGNLMLLVINLPMIGLWVKLLKVPYRLMFPAILIFSSIGVYSINNSPADVVFTAIFAVIGYGILKLGFEPAPLLLGYVLGKLMEENLRRALIISRGDLMTFVERPVSAGLLLIAVGLLAVAVLPSIRKSRDEVFTE
- the ytnA gene encoding Uncharacterized amino acid permease YtnA, whose protein sequence is MSGARNGEPAYTRGLKPRHIKLISLGGVIGVGLFLGSGRAIAKNGPGLLAAYAVAGCAIYFIMRALGELVMHRPVSGAFASHANEFVGRWAGFVTGWSYWFVWVTMGMAEITAIALFVRYWYPDVPQWIPALVTLGILYAANRLAVRTFGEFEFWFAIIKIATILALIGIGIAALLFGAGPLAHQARLANLWADGGFFPQGLLGFAITLQLVVFAFQGIEIIGVTAGEAAEPQRTLPRAVNSVIWRILFFYIGSLAIIMILIPWTEFAPDQSPFVEVFARSGIPSATTIVYLVIISSAASSCNSGLFSTGRMLHALAQNGQAPAAFGRLSTKHVPATAITFSAAIMLIGVLLNYLVPGRVFVWITSISTIGGIWTWGMIMWTHLRWRQAVAEGRVPGVAFRMPGAPYVNWAVLAFLGLVTIFLALDEDTRVALYVLPFWALALWVGYQATTTRQRISDPTAPAPTTT
- a CDS encoding N-acetylglucosamine-6-phosphate deacetylase, whose protein sequence is MTDVPTRFALSGADVFDGRTRHRKHALIVDEGRIRAIVPSRELPANIEIVHADGGLVTAGFIDLQVNGGGGVLFNSQPTVDGIRDIVTAHARMGTTALLPTVITDHPEVTYGAITAVRQAIAQGIEGCLGIHIEGPFIAPAKKGAHDPELIRDLNDGELLRLTHTGLRHVMITLAPEAVNSQQIAALIKAGVTVSIGHSNATYDQAMALFQAGARCVTHLFNAMSQFGSRDPGVVGAALASEQVWCGLIADGHHVHPATLNTAMQAKRGLPFFLVSDAMPTAGSSEDSFLLNDREVKRVGDRLTLEDGTLAGSDLVLVDAVRFMADTVGVALEEALRMASLYPAMALGVTTDYGRLVPGRRADIVHLTEDLSVEGVWVGGKPVDAMHHEPSPNADVSSAA
- a CDS encoding Tripartite tricarboxylate transporter TctB family protein, which gives rise to MAQHGERPAAGAVRHLIRGPQNFAAGLSLIGIAILAFWASSDLTQGSLRAMGPGMLPRTIATLLALCGLILIAISFMKDGETLERWHLRGPFFVCLGLIAFAATVRTVGLAVAGPLLAIISGFASPETRIKELIVFAIAMTAFSIGLFKYGLNLPIPVFIIPGVMYY